One window of Alteriqipengyuania lutimaris genomic DNA carries:
- a CDS encoding PadR family transcriptional regulator, with the protein MNDHDRRKDEEPEDGRIPDHPEGEDFDVEVEVDIDDDDMPGGKRTSASFDTDAIFGPEGVFGPGGPFGPKGPFGREGPFGPGGPFGETGPFGGGRRGSRARWKMAGVHDAGEHHRPRRKRMFGPGELRLVLLALIADAPKHGYELIKEIEDMTGGEYSPSPGVIYPTLSLLEDEGRIAPVEGDESRKAFRVTPSGMEELTERASEVDRLMERLGRQAKRAKPAGSPDLLRALGNLATVITNRAANGQFSSESKDKVVDLIDELARKIERL; encoded by the coding sequence ATGAACGATCACGACAGGCGCAAGGATGAAGAGCCCGAGGATGGGCGCATTCCCGACCATCCCGAAGGTGAGGATTTTGACGTGGAGGTCGAGGTGGATATCGACGACGACGATATGCCCGGCGGCAAACGCACCTCGGCCAGCTTCGATACCGACGCGATCTTCGGGCCCGAGGGCGTCTTCGGCCCCGGTGGCCCCTTCGGCCCCAAGGGCCCGTTCGGGCGTGAGGGACCCTTCGGACCCGGTGGCCCCTTCGGCGAGACTGGCCCCTTCGGCGGCGGTCGGCGCGGCAGCCGGGCGCGGTGGAAGATGGCGGGCGTGCATGATGCCGGGGAGCATCATCGCCCCCGCCGCAAGCGCATGTTCGGCCCGGGCGAGCTGCGGCTCGTCCTGCTCGCGCTGATCGCGGACGCGCCCAAGCACGGATACGAGTTGATCAAGGAGATCGAGGACATGACGGGCGGCGAATATTCGCCCAGTCCGGGCGTGATCTATCCGACGCTCTCCCTGCTCGAGGACGAGGGCCGGATCGCTCCGGTCGAGGGCGACGAGAGCCGCAAGGCGTTTCGCGTCACCCCATCCGGGATGGAGGAACTGACCGAGCGCGCCAGCGAGGTCGACCGTCTTATGGAACGGCTGGGGCGCCAGGCGAAGCGCGCGAAGCCAGCGGGTTCGCCGGACCTGCTCCGCGCGCTCGGCAACCTCGCCACGGTCATCACCAATCGCGCGGCCAACGGCCAGTTCAGCAGCGAGAGCAAGGACAAGGTCGTCGACCTGATCGACGAGCTGGCGCGCAAGATCGAACGGCTCTGA
- a CDS encoding glycosyltransferase family 4 protein, with protein sequence MEASDLRVALVSGNYNMVLDGPTQALNRLVGHVMGLGGAVRVFAPTVRNPQVEAVGEVISVPSVAIPGRSEYRVPLGLMGKAKERFESFRPNLVHVASPDRTSRQAVDWARKHGVPVLGSVHTRFETYPRYYHLGFLEPAVEAWLRAMYRRCDALVAPSEGMVDVLRSQNMNDDIGIWTRGIDREVFHPGARDMAWRRELGFGDDEVVISFLGRLVMEKGLDVFADTIIELRRRQVPHRVMVIGDGPARGWFEKALPGGVFVGHQAGKDLGRAVASADVFFNPSITETFGNVTLEHMACGKPVVAANATGSSSLVADGETGVLVTPGDVAGFADALAPYCTDADLRARHGAAGLERSRPFTWEAINASMVDTYLRLANAKPQAAVDTGSA encoded by the coding sequence ATGGAAGCATCCGATCTTCGCGTCGCGCTGGTCAGCGGGAACTACAACATGGTCCTCGACGGGCCGACCCAGGCGCTCAACCGCCTCGTCGGCCATGTGATGGGCCTAGGCGGCGCGGTGCGCGTCTTCGCGCCCACGGTGAGGAACCCGCAGGTCGAGGCGGTGGGCGAAGTGATCTCGGTCCCGTCGGTGGCGATACCCGGACGCTCCGAATATCGCGTTCCGCTGGGCCTCATGGGCAAGGCGAAGGAGCGGTTCGAGAGCTTTCGCCCCAACCTCGTCCACGTTGCCAGCCCCGACCGGACGAGCCGGCAGGCGGTCGACTGGGCGCGCAAGCATGGCGTGCCGGTGCTCGGATCGGTCCACACGCGGTTCGAGACCTATCCGCGCTATTACCATCTCGGCTTTCTCGAGCCCGCGGTCGAGGCGTGGCTGCGCGCGATGTACCGCAGATGCGATGCGCTGGTCGCCCCGTCCGAAGGGATGGTCGACGTGCTCCGCTCGCAGAACATGAACGACGATATCGGTATCTGGACGCGCGGGATCGACCGCGAGGTGTTCCACCCGGGCGCGCGCGACATGGCGTGGCGGCGCGAACTGGGCTTCGGCGACGACGAGGTCGTGATCTCCTTCCTCGGGCGACTGGTGATGGAAAAAGGGCTCGATGTCTTTGCCGACACGATCATCGAGCTGCGCAGGCGGCAGGTGCCGCACCGTGTGATGGTGATCGGCGACGGGCCTGCGCGCGGCTGGTTCGAGAAGGCGCTGCCGGGCGGGGTCTTCGTGGGCCACCAGGCCGGCAAGGACCTGGGGCGCGCGGTCGCCAGCGCGGACGTGTTCTTCAACCCCTCGATCACCGAGACCTTCGGCAATGTCACGCTGGAGCACATGGCCTGCGGCAAGCCGGTAGTCGCGGCGAACGCCACCGGCAGTTCCAGCCTCGTCGCCGACGGCGAGACCGGCGTGCTGGTGACGCCCGGCGATGTCGCGGGCTTCGCCGATGCGCTCGCGCCCTATTGCACCGATGCGGACCTGCGCGCGCGCCACGGCGCGGCGGGGCTCGAACGCAGCCGGCCTTTTACGTGGGAGGCGATCAATGCCTCGATGGTCGATACCTACCTGCGGCTCGCCAATGCGAAGCCGCAGGCCGCGGTAGATACCGGATCAGCGTAG
- a CDS encoding phosphoserine transaminase yields MTDKPALKPERPFFSSGPTAKFPGWSLDKLQTESLGRSHRSSVGKARLKYAIDLTKELLGVPDDYLVGIMPASDTGALECAMWTMLGNGPATVAAWESFGNVWIQDAVKQLKLPDLQVLDAPYGDLPDFSQIPQDNDVVFTWNGTTSGARIPNTDWLESGRNGITINDATSAIFAQEMDWPKLDATTFSWQKVMGSEAQHGMLILSPKAVERIESYDPEWPLPKLFRLKKGGKLNTAIFEGATINTPSMLATEDYIAALEWAKSIGGLPAMIDRANANAKVLTDWIEATPWLRNMVSVPEQRTNTGVCFVFQGEWFESLSAEEQAAVPTKIYKMLEAEGVGYDFNGYRDAPPSLRIWCGGTVESEDIARLLPWIEWAFAELQKA; encoded by the coding sequence ATGACTGATAAACCCGCGCTCAAGCCTGAGCGTCCTTTCTTTTCGTCCGGTCCGACCGCCAAGTTTCCCGGCTGGTCGCTCGATAAGCTCCAAACCGAATCGCTGGGCCGCTCGCACCGTTCTTCGGTCGGCAAGGCGCGGCTGAAATACGCGATCGACCTCACCAAAGAGCTGCTCGGCGTGCCCGACGATTATCTCGTCGGCATCATGCCTGCGTCCGACACCGGCGCGCTCGAATGCGCGATGTGGACGATGCTGGGCAACGGCCCCGCCACGGTCGCGGCGTGGGAAAGCTTCGGCAACGTGTGGATCCAGGACGCGGTCAAGCAGCTCAAGCTGCCCGACCTGCAAGTGCTCGACGCGCCCTATGGCGACCTGCCCGATTTCTCGCAGATCCCGCAGGACAACGATGTCGTCTTCACCTGGAACGGGACGACGAGCGGGGCGCGCATCCCGAACACCGACTGGCTCGAGTCGGGCCGGAATGGCATCACCATCAACGACGCGACCAGCGCCATCTTCGCGCAGGAGATGGACTGGCCCAAGCTCGATGCGACGACCTTCAGCTGGCAGAAGGTGATGGGCTCCGAAGCGCAGCACGGCATGCTGATCCTCAGCCCCAAGGCGGTCGAGCGGATCGAAAGCTACGATCCCGAATGGCCGCTGCCCAAGCTCTTCCGCCTCAAGAAGGGCGGCAAGCTCAACACCGCGATCTTCGAAGGCGCGACGATCAACACCCCCTCGATGCTGGCGACCGAGGATTACATCGCCGCGCTCGAATGGGCGAAGTCGATCGGCGGGCTGCCTGCGATGATCGACCGCGCCAATGCCAATGCCAAGGTGCTGACCGACTGGATCGAGGCGACCCCGTGGCTGCGCAACATGGTCTCCGTGCCCGAGCAGCGCACCAATACGGGCGTGTGCTTCGTTTTCCAGGGCGAATGGTTCGAAAGCCTGAGCGCGGAAGAGCAGGCGGCGGTGCCGACGAAGATCTACAAGATGCTCGAAGCCGAAGGGGTCGGCTACGACTTCAACGGCTATCGCGACGCCCCGCCGAGCCTGCGCATCTGGTGCGGTGGCACAGTGGAAAGCGAAGACATCGCGCGTCTGCTGCCGTGGATCGAGTGGGCCTTTGCCGAGCTGCAGAAGGCCTGA
- the serA gene encoding phosphoglycerate dehydrogenase, translated as MTKPKVLISDKMSPEAAKIFEDRGCEVHEKTGLSPDELKAIIGEYEGLAIRSSTKVTPEILDAATNLKVIGRAGIGVDNVDIPAASERGVVVMNTPFGNSITTAEHAIAMLMALARQIPQANERTQKGEWPKSDFMGVELTGKTLGLIGAGNIGSIVASRAQGLRMKVIAYDPFLTEERAVDIGVEKVELDELLKRADCITLHTPLTDETRNILSRENLEKTKKGVRIVNCARGGLVDEEALADLLESGHIAGAALDVFQTEPAKESPLFGKPGFICTPHLGASTREAQENVALQVAEQLSDFLLTGAVTNALNMPSLSAEEAPRLKPYMQLAESLGSLVGQLAHGSLPSISIELEGDAAELNPKPITGAVLAGLMRRYSQSVNMINAPYLAKDRGIEVREIRNSREGTYQTLIRVTVDTDAGKRSVAGTLFGKEAPRLVEIFGIGIEASLEGHMLYVVNDDAPGFIGRIGSLLGSRGINIGTFNLGRRSAGGEAVLLLSLDAPIDDDLIAEAEALEGVRTVKALSF; from the coding sequence ATGACCAAGCCCAAAGTCCTGATTTCCGACAAGATGAGCCCCGAAGCCGCCAAGATCTTCGAAGATCGCGGCTGCGAGGTGCACGAGAAGACCGGCCTTTCGCCCGATGAGCTCAAAGCGATCATCGGCGAATACGAAGGCCTCGCCATCCGCTCCTCGACCAAGGTCACGCCCGAGATCCTCGATGCGGCGACCAACCTCAAGGTGATCGGCCGCGCCGGCATCGGGGTCGACAATGTCGACATTCCCGCCGCCAGCGAACGCGGCGTGGTGGTGATGAACACGCCCTTCGGCAATTCGATCACCACCGCCGAACACGCCATCGCCATGCTGATGGCGCTCGCGCGGCAGATTCCGCAGGCGAACGAGCGCACGCAGAAGGGCGAGTGGCCCAAGAGCGACTTCATGGGCGTCGAGCTGACGGGCAAGACGCTCGGTCTGATCGGCGCAGGCAATATCGGCTCAATCGTCGCGAGCCGCGCGCAGGGCCTGCGCATGAAAGTGATCGCTTACGATCCCTTCCTGACCGAGGAACGCGCCGTCGATATCGGGGTCGAGAAGGTCGAGCTGGACGAGCTTCTCAAGCGCGCGGACTGCATCACGCTGCACACGCCGCTGACCGACGAGACGCGCAATATCCTCAGCCGCGAAAATCTCGAGAAGACCAAGAAGGGCGTGCGGATCGTCAATTGCGCGCGCGGCGGGCTGGTCGACGAGGAGGCGCTGGCCGACCTGCTCGAAAGCGGGCATATCGCAGGTGCCGCGCTTGACGTGTTTCAGACCGAACCGGCGAAGGAGAGCCCGCTCTTCGGCAAGCCCGGCTTCATCTGCACCCCGCATCTCGGCGCCTCAACGCGCGAGGCGCAGGAGAACGTCGCGCTGCAGGTTGCCGAACAGCTGAGCGATTTCCTGCTCACCGGCGCCGTCACCAATGCGCTCAACATGCCCAGCCTCAGCGCGGAGGAAGCGCCGCGTCTGAAGCCCTACATGCAGCTCGCCGAAAGCCTTGGCTCGCTGGTCGGCCAGCTCGCGCATGGCAGCCTACCGAGCATCTCGATCGAGCTGGAAGGCGATGCGGCGGAGCTCAATCCCAAGCCGATCACCGGCGCGGTGCTGGCGGGGCTGATGCGCCGCTATTCGCAGAGCGTGAACATGATCAATGCGCCGTACCTCGCCAAGGATCGCGGCATCGAAGTGCGCGAGATCCGCAACAGCCGCGAGGGTACGTACCAGACGCTGATCCGCGTGACGGTTGATACCGATGCGGGCAAGCGTTCGGTCGCTGGGACCTTGTTCGGCAAGGAAGCGCCGCGCCTGGTCGAGATTTTCGGCATCGGGATTGAGGCCAGCCTCGAAGGGCACATGCTCTATGTTGTCAACGACGACGCGCCCGGCTTCATCGGCCGGATCGGCTCGCTGCTGGGCAGCCGGGGCATCAATATCGGCACCTTCAACCTCGGCCGCCGGAGCGCGGGGGGCGAGGCGGTGCTGCTGCTCAGTCTCGATGCGCCGATCGACGACGACCTGATCGCCGAGGCCGAGGCTCTGGAAGGGGTGCGGACGGTCAAGGCGCTGAGTTTCTAG
- a CDS encoding ATP phosphoribosyltransferase regulatory subunit, which produces MTDDLLPEGLADNLPAQSALLTRAMRAALDAMDAHGYDRVSPPLIEFERSLARRMDGLQTRAMFRFVDPASLRTLALRSDITPQIGRIAATALADRARPLRLCYAGEVTRIAADQLDPVRQRLQVGAELIGADSVAAASEVVLMAIEALEAVGVGELSVDFTLPDLVSTLAQGAFPLSAEQAETVRRELDTKDAGGLKAAGGEAFLPLIHAAGPFEDALAKLRAVDAGGALESRIAGLEQIAQAVGTRARITLDPTERHGFEYQSWFGFTVYAGGSRRALGRGGTYCIQGSNEVATGFSIYLGNALPLLGQEEERSMLFLPADHDRAVARELRAQGWRTVAALSDSDDPQALGCTHRLEGEAPRPL; this is translated from the coding sequence ATGACCGACGACCTGCTGCCCGAAGGGCTGGCCGACAACCTGCCCGCGCAGTCCGCGCTGCTGACCCGTGCCATGCGCGCCGCGCTCGATGCGATGGACGCGCATGGCTACGACCGGGTCAGCCCGCCGCTGATCGAGTTCGAACGCTCGCTCGCGCGGCGGATGGACGGGTTGCAGACCCGCGCCATGTTCCGCTTCGTCGATCCGGCGAGCCTGCGCACGCTGGCGCTGCGGTCCGACATCACGCCGCAGATCGGGCGCATCGCCGCGACCGCGCTGGCCGACCGGGCGCGCCCCTTGCGCCTGTGCTACGCAGGCGAGGTCACGCGCATCGCCGCCGACCAGCTCGACCCCGTGCGCCAGCGCCTGCAGGTGGGCGCGGAGTTGATCGGGGCGGACAGCGTCGCCGCCGCGAGCGAGGTGGTGCTGATGGCGATCGAGGCGCTGGAGGCCGTGGGCGTGGGTGAGCTGTCGGTCGACTTCACGCTGCCCGACCTCGTCTCGACGCTGGCACAGGGAGCTTTTCCGCTGTCGGCCGAGCAGGCAGAGACCGTGCGGCGCGAACTCGATACCAAGGATGCCGGCGGGCTGAAGGCGGCGGGTGGCGAGGCCTTCCTGCCGCTGATCCATGCCGCCGGGCCGTTCGAGGATGCGCTGGCGAAGCTGCGCGCGGTGGACGCGGGCGGCGCGCTCGAAAGCCGGATCGCGGGGCTGGAGCAGATCGCGCAGGCCGTGGGCACTCGCGCACGTATCACGCTCGACCCGACCGAGCGGCATGGCTTCGAATACCAGAGCTGGTTCGGCTTCACCGTCTATGCGGGTGGCTCGCGCCGGGCCTTGGGGCGGGGCGGGACCTACTGCATCCAGGGGTCGAACGAAGTCGCGACCGGATTCTCGATCTATCTCGGCAATGCGCTGCCGCTGCTTGGACAGGAGGAGGAGCGGTCGATGCTGTTTCTGCCGGCGGACCACGATCGCGCGGTGGCGCGGGAATTGCGCGCGCAGGGCTGGCGGACCGTTGCGGCGCTATCCGACAGCGACGATCCGCAGGCGCTGGGTTGCACGCACCGCCTCGAAGGCGAGGCCCCCCGGCCGCTCTAG
- a CDS encoding DUF5694 domain-containing protein codes for MAQARGHHNPVLVLGTSHLSSLPDDFPNASFDPLLEKLEEWAPEAIAIEGIAGPQCDYLREYDVDTFDTYCPDTDPARAALSITGAQATAEAKALLAKPGQDRSISERRHLVGLFLAMGEPESALVQWLRLPEANRTAGADLPGELLAYLDVYDRKQNENVIIGVRLAGRLGLDRVYRVDDEASGSSPADPEVYEKELRAIWDNAATQRRIAEYDAWNEELTAGSLSVLEWYRRLNSAVSLQLAMAGDFGAAAGADTPGNTGQSYLAYWETRNLRMVANIRQVIGANTRTLAIVGVSHKPYYDRYLGMMSNIALADTQAVLADD; via the coding sequence ATGGCGCAGGCACGCGGGCACCATAACCCGGTGCTGGTTCTGGGCACTTCGCACCTGTCCTCGCTGCCCGACGATTTCCCGAACGCATCCTTCGATCCCCTGCTCGAGAAGCTCGAGGAATGGGCACCCGAAGCGATCGCGATCGAAGGAATCGCAGGGCCGCAGTGCGATTACCTGCGCGAATACGACGTCGATACCTTCGATACGTATTGTCCCGATACAGACCCGGCACGCGCAGCGCTCTCCATCACGGGCGCGCAGGCGACTGCCGAGGCGAAGGCGCTGCTGGCCAAACCCGGGCAGGATCGCAGCATATCGGAACGTCGTCACCTCGTCGGCCTCTTCCTCGCCATGGGAGAGCCCGAGTCCGCGCTGGTCCAGTGGCTGCGCCTACCCGAAGCGAACCGTACGGCGGGTGCCGACCTCCCGGGCGAGCTGCTTGCCTACCTCGATGTGTACGACCGCAAGCAGAACGAGAACGTGATCATCGGGGTGCGGCTCGCCGGGCGTCTCGGGCTCGATCGGGTTTACCGCGTCGACGACGAGGCCAGCGGCAGCTCGCCTGCCGACCCCGAAGTGTACGAAAAAGAGCTCCGGGCGATCTGGGACAACGCGGCGACGCAGCGGCGGATCGCCGAGTACGACGCGTGGAACGAAGAGTTGACTGCCGGGTCGCTCTCCGTGCTCGAGTGGTATCGTCGGCTGAATTCGGCCGTCTCGCTGCAGCTGGCGATGGCAGGCGATTTCGGCGCGGCGGCGGGAGCGGACACGCCCGGCAATACCGGCCAGTCCTACCTCGCATATTGGGAAACGCGAAACCTTCGGATGGTCGCCAATATCCGCCAGGTGATCGGTGCGAATACGCGCACGCTTGCGATCGTGGGCGTGTCGCACAAGCCTTATTACGACCGCTACCTGGGCATGATGAGCAATATCGCGCTGGCCGATACGCAGGCCGTGCTGGCCGACGACTAG
- a CDS encoding aldo/keto reductase, translating to MVTSNRTDYPTLTLNDGRQIPQLGFGTWQIPEDEAAKAVSTAIETGYWLVDTAAIYKNEKGVGEGIGEWSDIFLQTKIWNESQGYDRTMKAADKSLERLGRDHVDMLLIHWPCPEKGLFVDTWKALVQLRKDGKAKSIGVSNFREEDLKRIVDETGEVPAINQIELHPGFQQRAMRKVHKEMGIITQSWSPLGQAKALDAGAVKEIADEIEQPAAAVVVRWHIQHGLSTIPKASSKDHIEANFRARRFELTDEQMAKIDALDTEDGRMGPEPGNFND from the coding sequence ATGGTCACATCGAACCGTACCGACTATCCAACGCTTACCCTCAACGACGGCCGCCAGATCCCGCAGCTGGGCTTCGGCACCTGGCAGATCCCGGAAGACGAGGCCGCCAAGGCCGTCAGCACCGCGATCGAGACCGGGTACTGGCTGGTCGACACCGCCGCCATCTACAAGAACGAGAAGGGCGTGGGCGAAGGCATCGGCGAGTGGTCCGACATCTTCCTCCAGACCAAGATCTGGAACGAGAGCCAAGGGTACGACCGGACCATGAAAGCGGCCGACAAGAGCCTCGAGAGGCTGGGCCGCGACCATGTCGACATGCTGCTGATCCATTGGCCCTGCCCCGAAAAGGGCCTGTTCGTCGACACCTGGAAAGCGCTCGTCCAGCTGCGCAAGGACGGTAAGGCAAAGTCGATCGGCGTGTCCAATTTCCGCGAGGAGGACCTGAAGCGGATCGTCGACGAAACGGGCGAGGTGCCCGCGATCAACCAGATCGAACTGCACCCCGGCTTCCAGCAGCGCGCCATGCGCAAGGTGCACAAGGAGATGGGCATCATCACGCAGAGCTGGTCGCCGCTCGGCCAGGCAAAGGCGCTCGACGCGGGCGCGGTCAAGGAGATCGCCGACGAGATCGAGCAGCCCGCCGCGGCGGTGGTCGTGCGCTGGCACATCCAGCACGGCCTCTCGACCATCCCCAAGGCGTCGAGCAAGGACCATATCGAGGCCAATTTCCGCGCGCGGCGGTTCGAGCTGACCGACGAGCAGATGGCCAAGATCGACGCGCTCGATACGGAAGACGGCCGGATGGGGCCTGAACCGGGCAATTTCAACGACTAG